From Staphylococcus sp. M0911, a single genomic window includes:
- a CDS encoding HAD family hydrolase — MYKNIIFDFDGTIADSKKSSSIATKKAFSEFGLHIPSDTQIEYYMGIPIEKSFDLMSEKSLTENELNQLMELFRRYYKETETLYLNIFDGMTEQLAELHEKYKLFVVSSKKTDVLKRNLKKLKFEHFFLEVIGSDKVENYKPSPDGLLYILNKYNLHRNQTIYIGDAVFDIKMANNANIDSCAVTWGSHDVEELKRENPTFIITNVHQLDFEE; from the coding sequence TTGTATAAAAATATAATATTTGACTTCGATGGAACAATTGCTGATTCAAAAAAAAGTAGTTCGATAGCAACCAAAAAAGCATTTTCAGAATTTGGTTTACATATACCTAGTGACACGCAAATTGAATATTATATGGGGATACCTATAGAAAAATCCTTTGATTTAATGAGTGAAAAAAGTTTAACTGAAAATGAATTGAATCAATTAATGGAGTTATTTAGAAGATATTATAAAGAAACAGAAACATTATATTTGAATATTTTTGACGGAATGACAGAACAACTCGCAGAGCTCCATGAAAAATATAAGTTGTTTGTAGTATCTAGTAAAAAAACAGATGTATTAAAACGAAATCTAAAAAAATTGAAATTTGAACATTTCTTTTTAGAAGTTATAGGTTCGGACAAGGTTGAAAACTATAAACCTTCCCCCGATGGACTATTATATATATTAAATAAATATAACTTGCATCGTAATCAAACGATATATATAGGTGATGCAGTTTTCGATATAAAAATGGCTAATAATGCTAATATAGATTCTTGTGCTGTAACTTGGGGAAGCCATGATGTTGAAGAATTAAAACGTGAAAATCCTACATTCATTATTACAAATGTTCACCAACTAGATTTTGAGGAATAG
- a CDS encoding MFS transporter: MAISKRITIIGFLTMFIVGVSDLIVVGMLGEMSKEFHVSKALIGQLVTLYAIAFSILSPILTKLTKNINDKNILVYGLIIFILLTLMTMIIRNYILLCLVRIVLAGVASLITVKLMATGANIVPEEYKASVIANIYVGFSAANILGIPLGTLIASQYNWKLPFYLIAIITFLCLLGVLYFIPHKTEDQSVNNTEYKVINYKGIILILVFLLLMMVSNSILFTYIEPLVKSNGHSIFIVSLCLFLSGIAGVLGSKLGNSLSEKKGYNIAGNIIIGVYTIAIIFIWFAGGNVLILTLCVFIWNLFHWGTNPTVQYALLKFLRGDPSQILSYDISVLNLGIGLGSFIGGILYYIDYHFNLSLMISIILAVCSSLILKMVVRSEYMK; the protein is encoded by the coding sequence ATGGCCATCAGTAAAAGAATAACAATTATTGGATTTTTAACAATGTTTATCGTAGGTGTATCAGATTTGATAGTCGTTGGTATGTTAGGTGAAATGAGTAAGGAATTTCATGTAAGTAAAGCTTTGATAGGTCAATTGGTCACTTTATATGCTATTGCTTTTTCGATATTAAGTCCTATCTTAACGAAACTCACAAAAAATATAAATGATAAAAACATCTTAGTGTATGGTTTGATTATTTTTATTCTGTTAACTTTAATGACTATGATAATTAGAAATTACATTTTGTTGTGTTTAGTTAGAATTGTATTAGCAGGTGTCGCTTCATTAATAACAGTAAAGTTAATGGCAACAGGTGCCAACATTGTTCCAGAAGAATACAAAGCTTCTGTAATTGCTAATATATATGTTGGATTTAGTGCTGCAAACATATTAGGTATACCATTAGGTACGCTAATAGCTTCTCAGTATAATTGGAAACTTCCATTTTATTTAATCGCAATTATAACTTTTTTATGTTTATTAGGTGTATTGTATTTTATACCTCATAAAACCGAAGATCAAAGTGTTAATAATACTGAATATAAAGTAATTAATTATAAAGGTATCATATTGATACTTGTTTTTTTACTATTAATGATGGTTTCTAATAGTATATTGTTTACATATATCGAGCCTTTAGTAAAAAGCAACGGTCATAGTATCTTTATTGTAAGTTTATGTTTATTCCTTTCAGGTATTGCAGGTGTACTAGGATCAAAATTAGGTAATAGTTTGTCGGAGAAAAAAGGATACAATATAGCTGGAAATATAATTATTGGGGTATACACAATCGCTATTATATTCATTTGGTTCGCCGGTGGAAATGTTTTAATTCTTACTTTATGTGTATTTATATGGAATTTATTTCATTGGGGAACAAATCCAACAGTTCAATATGCATTACTTAAATTTTTACGAGGAGACCCGAGTCAAATATTAAGTTATGATATCTCAGTATTAAATTTAGGAATAGGATTAGGTTCATTTATAGGGGGAATATTATATTATATAGATTATCATTTTAATTTATCTTTAATGATTTCAATCATATTAGCAGTTTGTTCATCATTAATTTTAAAAATGGTGGTTCGCTCAGAGTATATGAAATAA
- a CDS encoding DUF3923 family protein, translating to MKISWISWWIMSILEIITFIFFAFMVWNRNVDAASVTQTTELKLVNLGVLGFAFLIPFIVQIAWLIANIVISKKQKNQALH from the coding sequence ATGAAAATTTCATGGATTTCTTGGTGGATAATGAGTATTCTAGAAATTATAACTTTCATCTTTTTCGCGTTTATGGTGTGGAATAGAAATGTAGATGCAGCTAGCGTAACACAAACAACCGAACTAAAGTTAGTTAATCTAGGTGTGTTAGGATTTGCTTTTTTAATTCCGTTTATAGTGCAAATAGCATGGTTAATCGCTAATATTGTAATTTCAAAAAAGCAAAAGAATCAAGCATTACATTAA
- the gtfB gene encoding accessory Sec system glycosylation chaperone GtfB: MINLFEYYNQPTQLLHQTLEQADYHNFTICIEDDGFLPDEVTSPYQFFAANLLHDDDQPKFFNAVDVPPFWEISGDGQSAQIKDMGHIKGEIRYRPHYKTRIVSHVRWFDDKGRLRSEDHYSKHGFKFAETIYDLAGKAILKKYVTREGKEVIYENYVTGDYVLDWQGQSYFFPSKVVFITFYLQQIQVDLSEIIINSLSTPFLVLHHMNTEGKGLLFWQESSNGHVPGNMCSLLDGTLQRQFSVMIPDYREYHTVVAQLNSEQASHVYQAGYLYDFDKSNQYSNHALILTNSDEIPQLEHIIVAHPNMQFHIAALTEMSSKLMAYDQHQHVHLYPAATKDIFAELYQRCDIYLDINQGNEIENAVARAFHHQHIILAWDEVAHQRPFTAPENTFTLEQLNQLNQVLHDITTNHQQFNLHRTYQARHANQLTIDTFVSVMQQALYE; encoded by the coding sequence ATGATTAATTTATTTGAATATTATAATCAACCGACTCAGTTATTACATCAAACACTTGAACAAGCAGATTATCATAACTTCACCATTTGTATTGAAGATGATGGTTTCTTACCAGATGAAGTGACGTCCCCTTATCAATTCTTTGCGGCTAATCTATTACATGATGACGATCAACCTAAATTCTTTAATGCTGTTGACGTCCCACCATTTTGGGAAATTAGTGGCGATGGACAATCAGCTCAAATTAAAGATATGGGACATATTAAAGGCGAAATACGTTACCGCCCGCATTATAAAACGCGCATAGTTAGTCATGTGCGTTGGTTCGACGATAAAGGTCGTTTACGTTCTGAAGATCATTATTCAAAACATGGCTTTAAATTTGCTGAAACGATTTATGACTTAGCTGGAAAAGCTATATTAAAGAAATATGTAACCCGAGAAGGTAAAGAAGTGATATATGAAAACTATGTCACAGGGGATTATGTATTAGACTGGCAAGGACAATCCTATTTCTTCCCTTCTAAAGTGGTGTTTATAACCTTCTATCTTCAACAAATTCAAGTGGATTTATCTGAGATCATTATTAATTCTTTATCAACACCGTTCTTAGTCTTACATCATATGAATACAGAAGGTAAAGGCTTATTATTCTGGCAAGAAAGTAGTAATGGTCATGTCCCAGGAAATATGTGTTCATTACTAGATGGCACATTACAACGTCAATTCTCTGTGATGATACCTGATTACAGAGAATATCATACTGTGGTGGCACAACTTAATTCTGAACAAGCATCGCATGTTTATCAAGCCGGTTATCTGTATGACTTTGATAAATCAAATCAATATTCAAACCATGCACTCATCCTGACAAACTCAGATGAAATACCGCAACTTGAACATATTATAGTGGCGCACCCTAATATGCAATTCCATATCGCTGCATTAACTGAAATGTCGTCCAAACTCATGGCGTACGATCAACATCAACACGTACATTTATATCCAGCAGCAACAAAAGATATATTTGCGGAACTATACCAACGCTGTGATATTTACCTCGACATTAATCAAGGCAACGAAATTGAAAATGCAGTAGCACGTGCATTTCATCATCAACACATTATCTTAGCGTGGGATGAGGTTGCACATCAGCGTCCATTTACTGCACCAGAAAACACATTTACATTAGAACAATTGAACCAGTTAAACCAAGTGTTACACGATATCACTACTAACCATCAACAGTTCAACTTACATCGTACTTACCAAGCTAGACACGCTAACCAACTCACAATTGATACATTCGTCAGTGTAATGCAACAAGCACTGTATGAATAA
- the gtfA gene encoding accessory Sec system glycosyltransferase GtfA produces MTIYNINFGIGWASSGVEYAQSYRAQMLRHLKEDAKFIFLDFIASENIQTLTANLGFHDNEIIWLYQYFTDIPIAPTTYTIDQLKLDVGNTVTRTEVDQQGKVQRLYLDHQPQTFVTCYMKNADQPYVDRAEFVVNGMLIRKDFYSYVRVFSEYYAPYDNYAKLYMRQFYNENGSIAYQEIIDGDAHSYVFNDARFNSKEAFVAYFIQQLHLTHNDIVILDRATDIGQAVLQNKGQSHVGVVVHAEHYSDNITDGTHILWNNYYEYQFNHAPYIDFYIVATDLQNQILSQQFAQYTKFQPRIRTIPVGSLDQLTMPSVERQPYSILTASRLASEKHVDWIALAVIKAKQAVPQLSFDIYGHGPEKDKIQQIISDYHAEDYIHLQGHVNLDEIYTQYELFVSASQSEGFGLTLMEAVGSGLGMIGFNVNYGNPTFISDGQNGYLLDKPTKEESIEEITDRMADKIVRYFNNGPTSPQQVSYDIATPFKTTEMINKWQNLVDEVLYD; encoded by the coding sequence ATGACAATTTATAACATCAACTTTGGCATTGGTTGGGCAAGTAGTGGCGTAGAATATGCACAAAGTTATCGCGCACAAATGCTACGACATTTAAAAGAAGATGCAAAGTTCATATTTTTAGACTTTATTGCGTCAGAAAATATACAAACCTTAACAGCTAACTTGGGGTTTCATGATAATGAAATTATTTGGTTATATCAATACTTTACAGATATCCCAATAGCACCAACTACATATACCATTGATCAACTTAAACTTGATGTCGGAAATACAGTGACACGAACTGAAGTCGATCAACAAGGCAAGGTACAACGTCTTTATTTAGACCATCAACCTCAAACATTTGTAACCTGTTATATGAAAAATGCCGACCAACCCTATGTTGACCGTGCTGAATTTGTCGTTAATGGTATGTTAATTCGCAAAGATTTCTATAGCTATGTTCGTGTCTTCTCTGAATATTACGCACCTTATGACAACTATGCCAAATTGTATATGCGTCAGTTCTACAATGAAAATGGCTCTATAGCCTATCAAGAAATCATAGATGGCGATGCGCATTCCTATGTATTTAACGACGCACGTTTTAATAGTAAAGAAGCCTTTGTTGCTTACTTTATTCAGCAATTACATTTAACACATAACGACATTGTCATATTAGATCGTGCCACTGATATCGGCCAAGCAGTTCTGCAAAATAAAGGCCAAAGTCATGTCGGTGTTGTGGTACATGCAGAACATTATAGTGACAATATCACAGATGGTACGCACATTTTATGGAACAATTATTATGAATATCAGTTTAATCACGCACCATATATTGATTTCTATATTGTGGCTACCGATTTACAAAATCAAATTCTGTCACAACAATTTGCGCAATATACAAAATTTCAACCACGTATTAGAACGATACCCGTGGGCAGTCTCGACCAATTAACAATGCCAAGTGTAGAAAGACAACCTTATTCTATCCTAACCGCTTCACGCTTAGCGTCTGAGAAACACGTCGATTGGATCGCACTTGCAGTTATTAAAGCCAAACAAGCCGTACCACAGCTATCATTTGATATTTACGGACACGGCCCAGAAAAAGATAAAATTCAACAAATCATTAGTGACTATCATGCCGAAGACTACATTCACTTACAAGGTCACGTCAATCTTGATGAAATTTACACACAATATGAATTATTTGTATCAGCATCACAAAGTGAAGGCTTTGGCTTAACACTTATGGAAGCAGTAGGTTCTGGCTTAGGTATGATTGGTTTCAATGTGAACTATGGGAACCCCACTTTCATCTCAGATGGTCAAAACGGTTACTTATTAGATAAACCGACTAAGGAAGAATCTATCGAGGAGATTACAGATCGTATGGCTGATAAAATAGTTCGATACTTTAACAATGGACCTACATCTCCTCAACAAGTTTCATATGATATTGCTACACCATTTAAGACAACAGAAATGATTAACAAATGGCAGAATTTAGTCGACGAGGTGCTCTATGATTAA
- the secA2 gene encoding accessory Sec system translocase SecA2, with protein MNLNVNTAINHMRLKKLYKILNKINRYSEDMRQYSDEQLQDKTIDFKQQLQDGNATLNDILPEAYAVVREASRRVLGMYHKDVQVLGAIVMHQGNISEMQTGEGKTLTATLPLYLNALSGKSVFLITTNDYLAKRDYEEMKPLYEWLGLTTSLGFVENPQGPISNQEKQTLYHHDIIYTTNGNLGFDYLIDNLADTKESKFLPELHYALIDEVDSIILDAAQTPLVISGAPRVQSNLFEIVKAFVATLKEDQDFKMKKTKREIWLTEQGIEKANTYFDVPNIYDAPYFDLVRNINLALRATYLFDLNLDYIIMDGEIMLIDRITGRMLPGTKMQAGLNQALEAKEHLDISDDMSVMATITFQNLFMQFERFSGMTATGKLAEKEFFDLYSKIVIQIPTSNPVIRRDLPDKVFVNDDDKNVAILDTVIDYHQKQRPVLLITRTAEAAEYFSSELFNRHIPNNLLIAQNVAREAQMIAEAGQLNAVTVATSMAGRGTDIKLSKEVHELGGLTVLINEHMENSRIDRQLRGRAGRQGDPGQSQIFISLDDYLVQRWSDSKLKDNPSLMKQDTAYLSDSPTFNNKIKRIVKKAQRVSEEEGMKARETANEFEKSISTQRQLIYSERNRILNSENLDDLDFESIARDVFNHDFKTDGSMTRDHIVRYIYKNLSFSFVDANFEFNHQNHDENIEFLITQFKDQLATNKQKISDNELYQQFLRKAVLKAIDTSWIEQVDYLQQLKANVNQRQKGQRNSIFEYHKVALDSFNDMEHDIKHRMIRNLCLSIIDEQQNGDLTIHFP; from the coding sequence ATGAATCTCAATGTGAATACCGCAATTAATCATATGAGGTTAAAAAAACTTTATAAAATATTAAATAAAATCAATCGTTATAGTGAAGATATGCGTCAATATTCAGATGAACAATTACAAGACAAAACTATAGACTTCAAACAGCAGCTGCAAGATGGTAACGCAACGTTGAATGATATTTTACCTGAAGCCTATGCTGTTGTCCGAGAAGCGTCACGTCGTGTATTAGGTATGTATCACAAAGACGTACAGGTACTAGGTGCAATAGTGATGCATCAAGGAAATATTTCAGAGATGCAGACAGGTGAAGGTAAAACATTAACTGCCACATTACCCTTATACTTAAATGCGCTATCAGGTAAGTCTGTCTTTTTAATCACTACAAATGATTATTTAGCTAAACGTGACTACGAAGAAATGAAACCTTTATATGAATGGTTAGGTCTTACAACATCACTGGGATTTGTAGAGAATCCTCAAGGACCTATATCCAATCAAGAAAAGCAGACGCTATATCATCACGATATTATTTACACAACCAATGGTAATTTAGGTTTTGACTATCTTATCGATAACTTAGCTGATACAAAAGAAAGCAAGTTCTTACCTGAATTACACTATGCCCTCATTGATGAAGTGGATTCTATTATCTTAGATGCAGCACAAACACCACTCGTCATTTCTGGTGCACCAAGAGTACAATCTAATTTGTTTGAAATTGTAAAAGCCTTTGTAGCAACACTTAAAGAGGATCAAGATTTCAAAATGAAAAAGACAAAGCGTGAAATTTGGTTAACTGAACAAGGTATCGAAAAGGCCAATACATATTTTGATGTGCCTAATATTTATGATGCCCCCTACTTTGATTTAGTAAGGAATATTAATCTTGCATTACGTGCCACTTATTTATTTGATCTTAATTTAGATTACATTATTATGGACGGCGAAATCATGTTGATCGACCGTATCACAGGACGTATGTTACCAGGCACGAAAATGCAAGCCGGACTTAACCAAGCCTTAGAAGCTAAAGAGCATTTAGATATTTCAGATGATATGAGTGTCATGGCTACCATTACCTTCCAAAATCTCTTTATGCAATTTGAACGCTTTTCTGGAATGACGGCGACAGGTAAACTTGCGGAGAAAGAATTTTTCGACCTTTATTCAAAAATCGTTATTCAAATTCCAACGTCTAATCCTGTGATAAGACGAGATTTACCGGATAAAGTATTTGTGAATGATGACGATAAAAATGTCGCAATTTTAGATACAGTGATTGACTATCATCAAAAGCAACGTCCTGTATTATTAATTACTCGTACAGCTGAAGCAGCGGAATACTTTTCAAGTGAATTATTTAATAGACATATCCCGAACAACTTGCTGATTGCACAAAATGTTGCTCGTGAAGCCCAAATGATTGCAGAGGCAGGTCAATTGAATGCCGTTACTGTAGCCACAAGTATGGCTGGTAGAGGTACAGATATTAAACTATCTAAAGAAGTTCACGAACTCGGTGGTCTAACAGTACTGATTAACGAGCACATGGAAAATAGTCGTATCGATAGACAATTAAGAGGACGTGCTGGTCGTCAAGGTGACCCAGGTCAGTCTCAAATTTTTATTTCATTAGATGATTACTTAGTCCAACGTTGGAGTGATTCCAAGTTAAAAGACAATCCATCATTGATGAAACAAGATACAGCATACCTATCTGATAGCCCTACCTTTAATAATAAAATCAAACGTATTGTTAAAAAGGCACAACGTGTTTCTGAAGAAGAAGGCATGAAAGCACGTGAAACGGCAAATGAATTCGAGAAGAGTATTAGTACACAACGTCAATTAATCTATAGTGAACGTAACCGTATACTTAATAGTGAAAACTTAGATGACTTAGACTTTGAAAGTATAGCTCGTGATGTCTTTAATCATGACTTTAAGACTGACGGTAGTATGACGAGAGATCATATTGTTCGCTATATCTATAAAAACTTGAGCTTTAGTTTTGTGGATGCTAATTTTGAATTTAATCATCAAAATCACGATGAAAATATTGAGTTTTTAATAACACAATTTAAAGACCAACTGGCTACTAATAAACAGAAAATTAGTGACAACGAGTTATATCAACAATTTTTAAGAAAAGCAGTACTCAAAGCCATCGACACATCATGGATTGAGCAAGTAGACTATTTACAACAACTCAAAGCGAACGTCAATCAGCGTCAAAAAGGTCAACGGAATTCTATATTTGAATACCATAAAGTGGCGTTAGACTCATTTAATGATATGGAACATGATATTAAACATCGTATGATTCGAAACTTATGTTTAAGTATCATTGATGAACAACAAAATGGTGATTTAACCATTCATTTCCCTTAA
- the asp3 gene encoding accessory Sec system protein Asp3 — MQSNQTLDVRWRKVTRHTYKHGATIQFHDDYTYYENQLMPSGLQINLWEPATTFDKDGHPPKLPMLKRGYRYDIHLDITATPAQSVYVIVTFYLKNGKAFDHCMIKETDSYFIYPNEAYSYDICLMNAACHHLIFKKITLTERYFVKDKDEEIAESIESSTNDISTSSDDITETHSSEDGRPRTPQENVNLVNQIMKTTRPKRDHD; from the coding sequence ATGCAAAGTAATCAAACATTAGACGTAAGATGGCGCAAAGTGACACGTCATACTTATAAACATGGCGCAACAATACAATTTCACGATGACTACACATATTATGAGAATCAACTCATGCCATCAGGCTTGCAAATTAACTTATGGGAACCAGCCACTACATTTGATAAAGATGGGCATCCGCCTAAACTCCCTATGTTAAAGAGAGGTTATCGTTACGATATTCATCTAGATATTACTGCCACGCCAGCACAAAGTGTTTATGTCATTGTGACCTTTTATTTAAAAAATGGTAAAGCATTCGACCACTGTATGATTAAAGAAACTGATAGCTATTTTATTTATCCAAATGAGGCTTATAGTTATGATATTTGCTTGATGAACGCTGCATGTCATCATCTTATATTTAAGAAAATCACCTTAACTGAACGATATTTTGTTAAGGATAAAGATGAAGAAATCGCCGAATCTATCGAATCATCAACCAATGACATTTCAACGAGCTCTGATGATATAACAGAGACACATTCATCAGAGGACGGTCGACCACGTACACCACAGGAGAATGTTAACCTAGTCAATCAAATCATGAAAACAACACGTCCAAAACGTGATCATGATTAA
- the asp2 gene encoding accessory Sec system protein Asp2: MPRKFNVLQIGGTDLEYLFTHKPEVTWDYFDTQLFEFDSGYIDSIKEIVEESGQFDLVFIQANLTDALTQLLHIVSHPYNTLVDAQYWPSGYDELDLVQRYLIRPIHYDTTDDLHDKLISISFPGQYGDKVSPARTHIQSPSHIEVIHYGNREIQLKGHFGDELIPVLNWQQNLVYDKDKVIEVWPEFRTEGDVTLEYTFRLVSLNPEEGVLEKIVLSEEELAEPLYLQRRPYTAYISTSVSVKGSGTVHIGAVHKRLSHIEFGHLLLGSHRFVDENREEFFYYFNPGDFKPPLNVYFSGYREAEGFEAYFLMNQLGAPFLLISDPRIQGGAFYLGSDTYENGIKQVITDTLNQLGFKEDDLILSGLSMGSFGALYYGAQLNPKGINVGKPLVNVGTIAKNMKLLRPNDFETSLDIALSPEHTMTESSQTNTDLKHIKDLDDKFWNVFSNSHISDTSIAITYMKNDDYDQSAFEDLLPVLSRHHVHLMNKAVPGRHNDDTSTVVNWFMNFYHILLKDHFGRDNHAK, encoded by the coding sequence ATGCCACGTAAATTTAATGTATTACAAATTGGCGGAACAGATTTAGAATATCTATTCACGCATAAACCGGAAGTCACTTGGGACTATTTTGATACACAATTATTTGAATTTGATAGTGGGTATATCGATAGTATTAAGGAGATTGTCGAGGAATCTGGACAGTTTGATTTAGTATTTATTCAAGCGAACCTGACAGATGCATTAACACAACTCTTGCATATTGTGAGTCATCCATATAATACACTTGTCGATGCACAATATTGGCCAAGTGGCTATGATGAACTTGATTTAGTGCAGAGATATCTCATTCGCCCTATTCATTATGATACGACGGATGATCTTCATGATAAATTGATATCTATTTCATTTCCTGGGCAATACGGAGATAAGGTGAGTCCAGCTCGAACACATATCCAATCGCCGTCACATATCGAAGTGATTCATTATGGTAATAGAGAAATTCAATTGAAAGGTCATTTCGGTGATGAATTGATTCCGGTACTTAATTGGCAGCAAAACCTCGTATACGATAAAGATAAAGTGATTGAAGTTTGGCCGGAATTCCGAACGGAAGGCGATGTCACCTTAGAATATACGTTTCGACTAGTATCTTTAAACCCAGAAGAAGGCGTCCTTGAAAAGATTGTTCTAAGTGAGGAAGAACTTGCCGAGCCACTTTATTTACAACGTAGACCCTATACGGCATACATTTCAACGTCGGTAAGTGTTAAAGGTAGTGGTACCGTTCATATCGGCGCCGTACATAAACGTTTGTCACATATTGAATTCGGTCATTTATTACTCGGTAGTCATCGATTTGTAGATGAAAATCGCGAAGAATTCTTTTATTACTTTAATCCTGGTGATTTCAAACCACCACTTAATGTTTACTTCAGTGGTTATCGTGAAGCTGAAGGATTTGAAGCTTATTTTCTAATGAATCAATTAGGTGCGCCTTTCTTACTGATTAGTGATCCAAGAATTCAAGGTGGCGCATTTTACTTAGGCTCTGATACGTATGAAAATGGTATTAAACAAGTCATTACCGATACACTAAACCAACTCGGTTTTAAAGAAGATGACTTGATACTATCAGGTTTATCGATGGGGTCATTTGGTGCTTTATACTACGGTGCCCAATTAAATCCTAAAGGCATTAACGTTGGTAAGCCTTTAGTCAATGTCGGTACTATAGCTAAAAATATGAAGTTATTACGACCTAATGATTTCGAAACATCATTAGATATCGCCCTTTCACCCGAACATACAATGACCGAGTCGTCACAAACTAACACCGATTTGAAGCATATTAAAGACTTAGACGATAAATTCTGGAATGTCTTTTCAAATAGTCATATTAGCGATACATCCATTGCTATTACTTATATGAAAAACGACGATTACGATCAATCTGCATTCGAAGATTTGCTACCAGTATTAAGCCGACATCATGTCCATCTGATGAACAAAGCCGTACCAGGTCGACATAATGATGATACATCAACCGTTGTGAATTGGTTTATGAACTTTTATCATATTTTATTAAAAGATCATTTTGGGAGAGACAATCATGCAAAGTAA